tcttctgtttgaccacttccaatttgccttgattcatggacctaatattccagattcctatgcaagattgctctttacagcatcagaccttgcttctaccaccagtcacatccacaactgggtattgtttttgctttggcttcatcccttcattctttctggagttatttctccactgatctccagtagcatattgggcacctaccgacccggggagttcctctttcagtatcctatcattttgccttttcatactgttcatggggttctcaaagcaagaatactgaagtggtttgccattcctttcttcagtggcccatattctgtcagacctctccaccaggACCTGcccgtcctgggtggccccaggacacagcatggcttagtttcattgagttagacaaggctgtggtccatgtgatcagattggctagttttctgtgattatggttttagtgtgtctgccctctgatgccgtctcacaacatctaccatcttacttgggtttgtcttactttggatgtggggtatctcttcacggctgctccagcaaagtgcagctgctgctccttactttggacaaggggtatctcctcacagccgcccctcctgaccttgaacatggagtagcttctctcggccctcctgtgcccgtgcagccactgctccttggacgtggggttgctcctctcagccgccatCCCTGACCTCGggcctggggtagctcctctcacaTAACTGAATCCAAAAACATCAGCAGTCAACTGGATGTAATTGACATCTATAGACTGCTTCATCCAACAGCAGCaggatacacattcttctcaagatcACATGAAACATGCACCAAAATAGATCACATTAAGGGCCATAAAACACACCTTCTCAGTCTACAATGGAATTAggctagaaatcaataacaaaaattgTTGACAAATTCCAAACTACTTGAAAATTAAACCACagatctatatataatatatgggtCAAAGTAGAaatctcagagaaatgaaaagaatatcttgcactaaatgaaaataaaagcacaactTATCAAAACTTGTAGGCTGCAGCAACAGCAGTGCTAATggaaatttatagcattgaaagcataaatttgaaaagaaaaaggatctaaaatcaataatctaagtttCTACCATAGgcgtgcctaaagaactatggactgggatttgtaacattgtacaggaggcagtgatcaaaaccatcccaaagaaaaagaaatgaaagaaggcaaaatggttgtctgaggaggccttacaaatagctgagaaaagaagagaagttaaagacaaaagagaaagtgaaagatacacccaaatgcatgcagagttccaaagagtagcaaggagagataagaaatccttcttaagtgaacaatgcaaagaaatagaagaaaacaatacaatgggaaagactagagatctctccaagaaaattagagatatcaaaggaacattccatgcaaagatgggcacaataaaggacagaaattctatggacctaacagaagcagaagagattaagatgaagtagcaagaatacacagaagaatcatTTAAAAGGggcttaatgacctggataatcacgatggtatggtcactcacctagagccagacatcctggagtgtaaagtcaagtgggccttaggaagcatcactacaaacaaagctagtggaggtgatgggatttcagctgagctatttcaaatcccaaaagatgatgctgttaaagtgccacactcagtatgccagcaaatttggaaaactcagcagtggccacaggactggaaaaggtcagttttcattctaatcccaaaggaaagcaatgccaaagaatgttcaaactatcagataattgcactcattttacatgatagcaagttaatgctcaaaatccttcaagctaagcttcaacaatacgtgaactaagaatttccagatgtacaagctgggttgagaaaaggcagaggaaccagatattaaattgccaacatctgttggatcataagaaaattccagaaaaacgtatttcttttttattgactatactaaaacttttgactgtgtggattacaacaaactggaaaattcttaaagagatgggaatactagaccactttacttgtctcctgaaaaacctgtatgcatgtcagaagcaacagttagaaccgaacatggaacaataaactggttcaaaattgggaaaggagtgtgttaaggctgtgtattttcaccccatttatttaatttacatgcagagtgaaagtgaaagtcactgagtgaaagtcactcagtcgtgtccaattctttgctatcccatggactgtagccctgcaggctcctctgtccatggatccaggcaaaaatactggagtgggttgccattcccttctccaggggatcttccccacccaaggatcgaagctgggtctctagcattgtgagcagattctttaccatctgagccatatgcagagtacatcatgtaaaatgctgggctggatgaagcacaagctggaatcaagattgtcaggagaaatatcaataacctgagatatgcaaataacaccacccttatggcagaaagcaaagaggaactaaaaagcctcctgatgaaggtgaaagaggaaagtggaaaaggtggcttaaaactcaacattcaaaaaattaagatcatggcacctggtcccatcatgtcatctggtcccatcatgtcatagcaaatagatggggaaacaatggaaacagtgacagactattttcttgggctccaaagtcaatctggatggtgactgcagccataaaatttttaaaaagatgcttgctccttggaagaaaaactatgaaaaactaaacagcatattaaaaagcagagacatcagtttgccaacaaagatttgtatagtcaaagctatggtttttcagtagtcatgtacggatgcgacagttggactgtaaaaaaggctgagagttgaagaattgatgcttttgaactgtagtgctggagaagactcttgagagtcccttgtactgcaaggagatccaaccagtcaatcctaaaggaaatcaaccctgaatattcattggaatgactgatgctgaagctgaagctccaatacgttggtcacctgatgcgaggaagtgactccttggaaaagaccctgatgttgggaaagattgagggcaggaggagaaggaggcaaaagagaataagatggttggatggcatcaccaactcagtggacatgagtttgcacaaactcaggagatagtgaaggacagggaagcctggtgtgcttcagtccttggggtcgcaaagagtcggacatgactgagtaactgaactgaactgactgaaggaatagatgaaaaatagaaaaacgtGTTAATCACAAATAGTAAGGGTAGGTATTCTgtcatgaaattatatatatacttatatatattatatcagcACTGGACAATGCTGTTGTCGGTCTCTgtctttgctaaatccagcttgtacatctggaagtttttggttcacgtactattgaaacctagcttgaagaagtttgctagcatgttaaatgagtgcaattgtgcagtagttcgaattatttggcattgcccttctttgggattgggatgaaaactgaccttttccagtactgtggccactgctgagttttctggaCAATGCAGACAACCTGAAAACAACAGGACTTCACCAAATTCCACTGTTCAACCTCTTCAGTGTAGAAAAGAAACCTGACAGAACAAAGGGATTCTGAAATCTGGTTGCTGCTGAGGGGCCCCCATGGGAAGGTATCTGGTTACCTGTGCTCCCCCAAGGTCACGGGCACAGCAGCTCCCCATCCAGCATCTGTGCTGGGACTGCAGCCTTCTCTCAAGGGTTAATGAGACCCCCTCCTGAGTGAGGATGAGGGGGTCCAGTCACCCCGGAACAGAGGGTCCCGTAGAATACAACTCCACCCCTGCTGGGACTCCTAGAGGCCCCAGTCCAGGCTGTCAAGCTgagccccccacctccctctcactTTCTCAGTGAACGTGGGGAGTCAGAGGCTTGGTCTGTGGGGTGCAGTCTCAGATGGGCAGTGGGAGGGGCCCACATCCTACGGAGACTCAAGGTGAGAACCAGAGGAGACTGAGGGTCCCCAGAGGATGCATGTGCAGCCCTCCCAACAGCCCTGGGGGACCAGGGGTCATGGCGTCCAGATGTGACGTCACTGATCCCGATGGGAGGGGAGGAGTGAGGGCCCGGATCAGGTGTCTGGGTTCAGGTCAGCAGAGTGAAGGAGCCCAGCTGTGCTAGGAGTCAAGCTAGAACCCTGAGGGGGGCCCTGGGACCCCAGGGCATCCAGGTTGTCAATGCTCTCAGCCCTGGGAGACCCCGGCAGGGTTGTAGAAATGAGCCCCCTTCTCCCGCTTGCCTCTCAGGGGTCCTAGCTGGGGAGAGCCTGGTTCTAAGGGGAGCAAGGTCTGGGTGAGAGGGTGGTACCCAGACCTGCTGAGAGTCAGAGTGAAGAGCAGAAGGAGGGTTGAGGATGGCCGGGGGCATCATCTCAGCTTTGGGAAGCTCTGGGCTTGGAGCCCTGATGTCATGTCCACAGACTCCCCCTGGGGCGTCTCAGGGCAGTGACGGCCTTGGTGTGAGGGTTCCGCCTCCAGTCAACAAAAGGGGCATCCCTGGGCCTGCCAGGACTCAAGATGAGGATCTTGAGGGAGGACGCAGGGAATCCCACAGGTCCCAGCACCTGCGGTCAGCCCGGGGCGACTCTGGTGGGGGCATGAGCTCGGGGTCTCAGAGACATTGGAGACTTGATATAAGGGGCAGGGCCTCAGAGATTGGAGGGGAGATTCTTAGATTCTGAAGCAGTTTAGGTGAGGGAGGACTGAGGGGATGCTGGACCCCAATCAGAGGAGACCAAGAGAAGCCCATCCTGGCTGTTGGTCCTGCGTGACCCTGAGGTACGATGAGTACAACAGGCATGGCCTGACTTCCTGACATCCGGGTCTCATACTGGGGACCTGGTACAGGGGGCTGACTTCCTGACCTCAGGGTCTCAGATTGGGCACCTCACATATGGGGAGAGGCCTCAGGTGGGCCGATTCCCAGGTCTGCGGGGTGTCAAGTTAAGGACCCTGAGGAGGGACTAAAAGACCCTGGGCCCCAGAGAAGCCCATCTCTGTTGTCAGTCCAGGGCGACCGTGGAGTAGGATGAGCACAACACGCATGCGCTAACTTCCTGACATCCGGGTCTCAGACTGGGGACCTGGTATAAGGGGCGGACTTCCTGACATCCGGGTCTCAGAGAGACCGGGGCCATGGTGTGAGAAGCCGGGCCTGAGGTACGGAGAAGACAGAGTCCAGGTCCTAGCGGGGGTCAAGGTGAGGCCCCTGAGGGAGGAGTGAGGGGAGCCGCACCCCAGAGGGGACCCTGGTAGTCCCCGGGTGGAACGACCATGTGCAGCATAGCCTGACATCGGGTCTCAGAGAGACTGGGGACCTTGTGAAAGTTGCGGGGGTCTCAAAATGGCAGACGGGACAATCCCCAGTCCTGCCTGGAGTCTAGGTTCCATGTGAGGAATGACTGAGGTGGTTATACCGAAATAGGGAGGCAGGGATCCTGGCCCTTGTGGGGGCTCATGGAGGCCCTGGAACGGGGTGAGCCAGGGTGAGCATTTTCTTGACCTCTGGCTTAGGGCCTCGGGAGGTGACGTGTTTGGGCAGAGGGCGGAGGCTTCAGGTCTGCTGAGGGTGGACTCCCCGGACCCCGAGGGAGGACTGAGTAGACCCCCGCCCCTGTGGTCAGtgctgggaggcctggcaggaCATGAGAAGAAGCTGAGGCCCAAGCATCTCCCCAACCTAGGACTCGCGGGAGGCCCTGGGCAGGTGCAGCCGCATGTGGGGCCCTTCAGTGCTTTCTCTCCAGATTCGGGTCTTGTTCTGAGAGTTTCCCTGCAGGTCCCCAAAGGGGAGGGTCCAGGCCGGCCAGGGGAAAGGTGAGCACTACAAGGGATCCCCGAGGGGACCTCCTACTGTACAATGGGGGGACCTCACAGAttccacccctcctaccatcaCAGAAGGCGTAAGTCTGTGCCACAGTCTACCCCCAAGGTGCCCCCTCCATTTCTCTCACAGGGGCTCCAGGAACCAGAAGGTGAAGGCAGAGGTCTGAGGCCAGTGTCCTGAGGTCAGAAAGCAGAGGAGGTCTAGGCAGTGCCAGGAGTCAAGGTGAGTTGTTCCCTCTGAGTGTGCACCAGGGACTCCCTATTCCAGAACAGAGGGGACCCCACAAGGCCCTAATTCCCCTGCTGTGTCAGCCCCGGAACCTTAAGCTGTGCTGGCTGCACCCTAGGGAGCCACCTCACATCCTCCTTCAGGTAGCCAAGGGGTCAGGCCGCTCAGCAGGAGCTCGTCTATGAAGCCCGAGAGCACCCCTCAAGAGGAGACCTATAAGTGGCCTGAGTCAGACGTCCCAGGGTGGGTTTCTCAGCCAAGGCTGCTCACAAACCCCCTCTCCCACAGGCCTGTGGTCCCCATCTGTCCCCCTTCCTCACTTCTGTCTGCAGTTCGATGCCAGTCATCATGCCTGGGATGCATGAGCTCCGCCTGCCTGAGAGATTCTTTCAGAATCTAGGAGAGGATGAGGATCTGATGGAGGCACAGTTCGTTtggagtgaggaggaggaggaggaggaagaagaggaggagcagcagatggaggaagaggagcagatggaggaagaagagcaggtggaggaggtggaggtggtggaggtggtggaggtggtggagcaggtggaggaaggaaatgcagcttcctcttcctcctctctcccggTCTGGGGCACCCTGGAGGAGATGGCTGCTGCTGAAACAGCCAGTCTCCCCCAGAGTCCTGTGGGTGTCTGCCTCTCTCCCACTGCCATGGCTGACACTCCAGGGAGCCAATCTGAAGACCATGGCCCCAGCGGGCAAGATGAAGTGCCAAGCACCTCGCATGACCACGAAGGTGCCAGCTCCTCACTCCAAGATGCACTACAGGTGAAGAAGATTGAGCTGGCACAATTCCTGCTCAGTAGGTA
The nucleotide sequence above comes from Bos javanicus breed banteng chromosome X, ARS-OSU_banteng_1.0, whole genome shotgun sequence. Encoded proteins:
- the LOC133242236 gene encoding melanoma-associated antigen 4-like — protein: MPVIMPGMHELRLPERFFQNLGEDEDLMEAQFVWSEEEEEEEEEEEQQMEEEEQMEEEEQVEEVEVVEVVEVVEQVEEGNAASSSSSLPVWGTLEEMAAAETASLPQSPVGVCLSPTAMADTPGSQSEDHGPSGQDEVPSTSHDHEGASSSLQDALQVKKIELAQFLLSRYFAREPTTKAELLNSVLRDYQDHFVVVLGQASEYLQLVFGLEVKEVDPSEYTYILVPTLGLTLNEMLRDEQRLPKAGLLVIVLCLIAVEVNSAPEEAIWGALSRIGVYPGSEHYIYGEPRELLTQVWVQEGYLEYRQVPDSNPACSEFLWGPRAYVETSKSEVLEYLDRVS